GATCGGAGCGGCAGAGCCTTTGAGAACAAGGCGGAGCGGGTAAAGGGCAAGCTCTGGGTAAGTTTTTCCCGGCAAAAAATGGTGAATACATCACATTTATTGAACATTTGGTTAATGATGACATGATCCATCGTCTTTATATGCAGGATTTTTACAGGTGTGATGAGGGATACGAGGAGCGGGCGGCGATTGTGGCTCACAATCGATGCGTTAAACTCGTGAAAGACATGCATTATGAGGCGCAAGTCCAGTGCGTCATCAACTATTGTGCACATTTCCTAAAGCAGAAGATCGGGAAGTCTGAGGCGAGGGATTTGAAGCTGACTCGAGAGCAATATTTACAGGTAAGTTCAAATTTATTATAAGATGAAAAACATCGTTAAATGTCTCTTTTCTTACATGTCATGCATTTGATCACGTGTAGGTTCCTGCGTGGTGGTGTCGTAATGACACCGTGTGCTGGGAGCGCATAGCGGACAAGTGGTTCGACCCCGAGTGGCAGGCTTTGCACGACGCTGGCTGGCAGCGGCGATTGCTGATGCCAGGTCCAGCGCACCATCAAGGCAGCCTCAACAACGACGAGT
The nucleotide sequence above comes from Panicum virgatum strain AP13 chromosome 3K, P.virgatum_v5, whole genome shotgun sequence. Encoded proteins:
- the LOC120701319 gene encoding uncharacterized protein LOC120701319, giving the protein MHYEAQVQCVINYCAHFLKQKIGKSEARDLKLTREQYLQVPAWWCRNDTVCWERIADKWFDPEWQALHDAGWQRRLLMPGPAHHQGSLNNDEYRARWSSSHEGQECPPFLGWALARKGKATSNVTYNPDDPPSAYSNPSVHSRIQAYTEMGRQVHGAD